The genomic region AGATCAGCCGCGACTGCAGTTGAAGTAATGATGAAGAGCGCAAACCAAATGGCGCTCAGGACAACCACATACTTTTTCATGCCTTCCCTCCGGTGAAAGTTAGTTAGTGAATGTTTTCTTTTACCACTCGGGTAGGGAACAATCAACAAAAATATCGGTCTCCGGACGGCGTAAGCCGCTTGGCGCTCTTTGAATATGAGGTGCCTGACCGTGAGAAGGTAGGCCTTCGTTTACCTGGCGTATTTCTTTTTTAAGAACTCAAGTCCCGTCATCGGGTAAAGCGCGTAGATAAGGACATCTTCCATTTTGTCTGATATGTCCTTGATAGCCTCTTTTGCCTTGTTCAGTTCCGGCTCCAGTATGTCCGCAGGCCTCACGTTAATGGGAGTCTCGCCGCGATCGTACCCCTTCAATGCTTTTTTCTGCACCTCCGGATTTACCGGCGCCGGCGGTCTGCCGTAGAGGCCGTAGAAATAGTCCTTGACCTCTTTCGTGATCATCTTGTATCTGCCCGCGATCACGTTGAGTACTGACTGCACGCCTACTATCTGGCTTGTCGGTGTGACAAGAGGCGGATAGCCCATATCAGCCCTTGTTCTGGGTATCTCCTCAAAAACTTCATAGAGCCGGTGCAGTGCCTTTGCCTGTTTGAGCTGGCTGACCAGGTTGCTGATCATGCCGCCGGGTATCTGGTGCATGAGCACGCCGATGTCTATAACCGAAAATCTTGTTGTGTCTGAAAACTGGACATATCTGGGAATGACACTTTCCAGGTAATCGTTTATCTCGGGGAATTTCTTTAGATCAAGAAGAGGATCGCGTGGCGTATCCTGCAATGTGACAAGAATCGGTTCCACGGGTGCATGGGAACTTCGCAGCGCGAACGGCGCAATACAGGTATCGATACCGTCTACCCCGGCCTCGATGGCCTTCAGAGACGCCATAGAGGCCATCCCGCTCGTGTAGTGCGTGTGCAGGTGGACCGGAATTTTCAGATTCGATTTTAGTGCTGTCACGAGATCGTAAGCGTCATAGGGAGATATGATGCCGGCCATGTCCTTGATGCAGAAAGAATCGGCCCCCATCTCTTCTATGATTCGGGCCTTCTTAACATAGTAATCGGTAGTGAATATTGGCCCGCCCAATTTCCTTTCTGTGAGCGCATAAGAGACCGAACCCTGGATCTGCTTGCCATGTTTTTTTATAGCCTTAAACGAGGAGATGAAATTCCGCTCATCGTTGAGGGCGTCGAAAACCCTGAATATGTCGATGCCCGAACTCGCTGCCCTTTCCACGAAAGCCTCTACAACGTCATCCGCATAATTCCTGTAGCCCACAAGATTCTGACCGCGCAAGAGCATCTGGAGTTTGGTGTTCGGCATTTTCTGTTTGAAAATTCTGACCCTGTCCCAGGGGTCCTCATTCAAGAAACGGGTCATAACATCAAAAGTGGCTCCACCCCAGACCTCTACCGAGTAAAAGCCGATGCTGTCCATTTTTTCCATGATGGGCCGCATATCCTCAGTGGTCATCCTGGTTGCGAAGAGCGACTGATGGCCGTCTCTCAGCGTGAGGTCTGTTATTTTTACCGGATTGTTTTCATTCATAATCCGCACCCCCCCTGACGTACCGTCTAAAGACTCTTCTTCAGGTTTTCTAAATGCGTTTTTAAAAAGGCAGGCAGCCTGGTGCCGAACTGCTGGTAGAACGTTTCTATTCCCTCCACCTCTTTCGCCCACTGTGCGCGATCCACCTCGAAAAGCTTATTCAATATCTCATTGCTGGTAGAAAGCCCGGAGAGGTTAATGTCAGCGAGATGAGGCATGAGACCGACAGGTGTTTTCTTCGCCGACACCTTACCCTTGATCCTATCGATCATCCATTTGATTACACGGAAATTGTCTCTGAAGCCCGGCCAAATGAATTTCCCGCTGGCATCTTTCTTAAACCAGTTCACAAAAAATATTTTCGGAGGATTGGAGATTCTTTTACCGACGTCGGCCCAGTGGGAGAAGTAATCGGCCATGTTATAGCCGCAGAAGGGCAGCATGGCCATGGGGTCT from Syntrophorhabdaceae bacterium harbors:
- a CDS encoding pyruvate carboxylase subunit B, which translates into the protein MNENNPVKITDLTLRDGHQSLFATRMTTEDMRPIMEKMDSIGFYSVEVWGGATFDVMTRFLNEDPWDRVRIFKQKMPNTKLQMLLRGQNLVGYRNYADDVVEAFVERAASSGIDIFRVFDALNDERNFISSFKAIKKHGKQIQGSVSYALTERKLGGPIFTTDYYVKKARIIEEMGADSFCIKDMAGIISPYDAYDLVTALKSNLKIPVHLHTHYTSGMASMASLKAIEAGVDGIDTCIAPFALRSSHAPVEPILVTLQDTPRDPLLDLKKFPEINDYLESVIPRYVQFSDTTRFSVIDIGVLMHQIPGGMISNLVSQLKQAKALHRLYEVFEEIPRTRADMGYPPLVTPTSQIVGVQSVLNVIAGRYKMITKEVKDYFYGLYGRPPAPVNPEVQKKALKGYDRGETPINVRPADILEPELNKAKEAIKDISDKMEDVLIYALYPMTGLEFLKKKYAR